The Brassica oleracea var. oleracea cultivar TO1000 chromosome C7, BOL, whole genome shotgun sequence sequence CACCTTGCTTGCATACACTCTTTCCCTGAGACTTAGTAATTTTATTGTCTACAGGAAACAAACGAGGGAGATGATTTTGCCGCAATGTCAGGAGATGAAAGTTATGAAGACTAAGCTACCACTTTGTAGTACGACCAGAGCTTTTGTTTGATCAATATGAATGAATGCAGTTACGTATTTTGATAGTGCAAAAGGAACTTGAAACCAAGATAATGCAATACAAAGATTTAACAAAAACAGTTATGATTCTTGTGGCTGGCTTTGGAAAAATTCACTTCTAATACATAAATATAGAACATGGTCTCTAATCATGTATGGCCTCTCTGGTACGCTCTAAATCTCGTACATGATTGAAAAATAGTGCACACAGAATAGGAAAACAAATACAGATTTACATACAAACAATAAGTATACATTGATGGTCTTGCCACGGCTACAATATAACAAAATTTTATGGATCCTGCTCCTCTGTTGAAAAGCTTCATTGTCTAGTCATATGCTTAAGAAACAGTGACTTTATGCAAAAAAGAGGCAGACGCATGAGCCCCTTCTAAAGCAAGAATGAACTTGAGGGCCAATCTTGAAACTGCTCTTTAGTTTACATCTCTTTATCTAACATCACTTTGTGGGTTCTTCATTGTTTTGGGGTTTTGTGGAAACCTCAGTAGCTTCTTGTTGGGCTCAAAGGGTCGTAATCATAAGCTTCACCTGACTTGACAAACCGTCCCTTCACACGCCGTCTCACATCAGCTCTTTCTTTCCTAGAGACATACCTCACTCGCTTGTCAAACCTATTTTACACAAAACAATATTAGCAATGATGATAACATTCAAAGATGGTGAATGAAAACTCATTTCCAAGTTGGGTTTAAACACTTACTTGCGAGCCTTCTTCTTTTCTTTGTAACGTATAACAGCGTTGTTACGTGTTGTTGCACTAATCTCCTGCGCTGTTGGAGGGCACCATAGTGGTGTCTCCTTCGAAAGCTGCTGCATCGATGACACCCCACAGTCTTGAAAATCACCAGCGTTATTACCTTCTCCAGTGGCACCAGAGAAGGATATATTCGAATGAGCTGGCTGCGATGTGAAACAGATTATTGGCTCGGTTCTACAAGTCATGAACGAGTCTCCAGATGCAGCATTGCTTTCTGCTGGCTGCTGCATTGTCTTTCCCTGAATTAAGAAAAAAAATACAGAGAGAGAGAGAGAGTGTAAGAACCATAAAAATACATCCTTCATGTTAGTGAATACTAGTCTTATAGAGAAAGAACCTCATGTTTCTCGAAAAGACTTTCGATTCCACCATGTTCAAAGAGATCTTTTGAAGAATTGTAAGCAGTACCAAAGAGCTCATCATACTTCTCAAAAGCCAAGTCCATTTCATCCATAATAAGATTCCCACAAAAGTCGTCCTCAGATACTCCAAGACCCTGCAACAACCAAAAACAAGAACAACATTTAGACGCCAGTTGCTTTCAAGACGCTACCCAGTTCGAATGACCGCTGGGACGAAACTAATATTGCATGTTGTGGTTTCGGGTCTAGAGACCGAACCTCAGGGTATTCAAAAAAAAAAAAAAACCAATATGAAGAAAATCAAGTACATTACCTTAGCTAATGTGGACTTTTCTTGTGCAGCAGAGCTAGTTCCAGGCTGATCTACATTAGCATCATGTCCACCTGATCTCTTTTCTCCTGTGCCTTCATCTATAGTCATCAGCCCCATCCCTTGCTCACAAGCAGACTGTCCACCTTTAGAGAAATCCAAATCCAAATCCAAACAGAAAGACCATATAGAGGCAAGCTCCTCACTCGAAGGACAACCAGAGTAGCAGTTAATGGTTTGCTTCTTATGATGCGAATTAGTAGCTCCGTTGTGGCCTAACCAGTCACAGTTTTGACAGAGGGAAACCCTCTCGTCGGTGCACCGAACAGAGGCTGGCTGTGCATTGCAACGCTCGCATATCAGAGTTCTTGAATGACGT is a genomic window containing:
- the LOC106306788 gene encoding zinc finger protein CONSTANS-LIKE 10, producing MGYMCDFCGEQRSMVHCRSDAACLCLSCDRNVHSANALSKRHSRTLICERCNAQPASVRCTDERVSLCQNCDWLGHNGATNSHHKKQTINCYSGCPSSEELASIWSFCLDLDLDFSKGGQSACEQGMGLMTIDEGTGEKRSGGHDANVDQPGTSSAAQEKSTLAKGLGVSEDDFCGNLIMDEMDLAFEKYDELFGTAYNSSKDLFEHGGIESLFEKHEGKTMQQPAESNAASGDSFMTCRTEPIICFTSQPAHSNISFSGATGEGNNAGDFQDCGVSSMQQLSKETPLWCPPTAQEISATTRNNAVIRYKEKKKARKFDKRVRYVSRKERADVRRRVKGRFVKSGEAYDYDPLSPTRSY